The Chroicocephalus ridibundus chromosome Z, bChrRid1.1, whole genome shotgun sequence sequence CTCAACCTTCCCCAAGGCAAGACTGTGACAGCTTGTTGGAATATTTTTATCCAGCTGCTTTTAAAGACTTCCAATGATTGCGATGCTTATAGAACCTCAGTCTATTCCAAAACTTCACTTTCCTTAAAGTTAGCAAGCTTTTGGAagcttttcccccctcctcttctttctttcctaaatAGCCTAACTGGCTTCACCTGCTTCTGTTAGCAGAAGTGAGAAAGTCCACATACAGAGTTGTGATGCActgaagagaaatacaaaatgcttACACTTGAAGACTTACCCTGAGGAGCAATTCAGCTAAAATACAACCAACAGCCCACATATCGACACCAACACCATACATTCTAGCACCAAACAGTAGTTCTGGGGCTCGGTACcacctgaaaagaaaacacattttgggAAAACCACCTGCCTTTGGTCAGGTCAAGTGCTGTATACTGTAGCCATACAAGAACTACAAAGAAGATACTGCTCCTGCCtatatatttttcagacactgaaGAGCTGTACTCTACCCTGCAAAGTGTTTTAAGAAAGACTGAACAAAATTGTGCATTCCTCACCACAGTGTCACATAAAACCACAAATTAACTACAGTTTCAACTGAGACGATTAACAAGCAACAGAACAGCAGATGTGCAAAGGAAAAAGTATAACATGCAGATTTGCATGTTATAAACcaaaattttctttaaactcTATGTTGAAGAAATTACAAAGAATTCCTTCCAGCTTCCAAAAAACTCCATACCAACATGCCCAAGTACAGAGACTAGTTTTATGCAAAATGAATCTTGACAACAGTTGTTTAACAGCTGCTTCCATTGTCGAAGAATAATCAAGTTCCATGCAATGGAACATGCTGCATTTCAATCTACCATACCATTTATGCCTTTTAAATAAAGGTGTTGGAACAAACCAACTTAGCCTGAGTAGTTTTAGCATTATAGCAGACAAAAGGAAATACCTTGCGCATTTTAGAGtcctgctttttaaaacataCCTTAAATAAGCATGGCATAAATAACATTAAGAAATATTGTAATTGGCTCAAGCTTTTGTTTTGTAGTAGATAATGCAACTAGCTACAAAAAAAGATTCTAGGTTTCATGATTAGCAGACAGCAACAGCTGTCTTAACTCTTAAAGCCAGGCTTATAGGTAGATAGGTGTTATTTCCATCTGTTTCAAAAGAGTATCACATCCCAGAAAAACCACCATGGATGCGTATACTAGCAGTTCTTACAGAGACTTTACTAAACAATGCCTTCTTGCATTTCCTTTATGAGGATCTTGCTGATACAGCCATATCACATGAGCTAGATGCCAAACTTTGAATAGATTGATTTGATACATTTCAAGAGACACTGCAAAACAGCTACAGGATCTCTatataagaaacaaaacagaatgtCTTACCTTGTTACTACTTGGTGTGTATAAACTCTATTTGGGCTTCCAAAAGATTTTGCCAAGCCGAAGTCAGCCAATTTTAAAACCCCATTTTCATCTAACAACAAATTATTTGGTTTAAGATCCTGTCAGTACAGAAAGCAAAGAATGAATCTCGTCAGTGTTGATAAAAACAGACATATAATGAACCTCCTGGTAGGTGTGCCATAACAGTATTCAAAAACGTAGGCTTTTGATTCTATTGCAAGTCCacattgtgaggaaaaaaaatgaaaaaaaaccccaaggaaatcAAGTATTTCATTGTACATGAAAATCGTAGTGAAACACATCCATTTGAATATCATCATACTTAagctgcagcatttaaaaaaaaccctgcctctTGGTAGTTTTTAGCTTCGCTGCAGGAACAGCAGTAATGTCTTAACTGCATAATTGccaaatgaataattaaaaaaatcttgctaaTGTTTGAAATAACTAGAAATCATGGAAGTGATACAGTTTAATACAGTGACAGTGTTTTGTGGGTTGACCTCCGGCCAGCAAAGCACCCACACAGACATTTACTTACTCTGTTCTCATCCCACCTCACCCCcgcctcagcaggacaggggagaaaGCAAGAGCAGCAAAAGCAAGACAACTCTGGGAGCAatataaaggcagtttaacagctgaaggaaggagggaaaaaaaaaacccaaacaagcaggCAATGCAATGGAAATTATTCACCACCTTCcacaagcagactgatgcccagccagtctctgaaCAACAGCCACCTTGGAAGCCAAAAAACACCCTTCTTCCTCTACCCCAGATTTTATTCCTGAGCATATTATTACATGGCATGCAATATCCCTCTGGGCAACTtggatcagctgtcccagctgtgtccccctcccaacttctcacccacccccagcctgcccactGGGGTGAGGGCAGAGCGGGGGAAAAAGAGACAGCCTTGACAGTGCCCAtacactgttcagcaacagccaaaaacatCGGTTTGTTATGAACACTGTTTTagacacaaatccaaaacacggcACCATATGGGCTGTCGTGAACAAAGTTTAaaccatcccagccagacccagttcAAAGTGCTGATCAAAATCACATGTACCTTGTGACATGTTTATATAAATATCTAAATTATAACCACATCAGTAATTCTTAACATTCCTGGTACTGCTGTTGTCTCTCTAaagacgttgtctgtctggactttggtaaggcctttgacagcgtcccccacagcattctcctggagaagctggcgaaccatggcacagacaagtgtactcttcactgggttaaaaactggctggatgcctgtgcccagagagttgtgattaatggggtgaaatcctcttggcagcccgtcaccagtggtgtccctcagggctcagttttggggccagttttgtttaatatctttatcaatgatctggatgaggggattgagtgcaccctcagtaagtttgcagatgacaccaagctaggtgggactgttgatctgcttgagggtgggaaggctctacagagggtcctggacaggctggattgatgggccaaggccagctgtatgaggtttaataaggccaagtcccgggtcctgcatttcggtcacaaccccaagcaacactgcaggcttggggacgagtggctggaaagctgcccagcagaaaaggacctgggggtgctggtggacggccggcttaacatgagccagcagtgtgcccaggtggccaagaaggccaacagcattctggcttgtatcaggaatagcgtggccagcaggagcagggaagtgatcgtgcctctgtactcggcactggtcagacctcacctcaagtactgtgttcagttctgggcccctctgtacaagagggactttgaagtgctggagcatgtccacaagagctcccaggctggtgaggggtctggagaccaggtcatatgaggaaaggcggagggagctgggcatgtttagcttggagaagaggaggctgaggggagacctcattgccctctacaactacctgaaaggaggctgtagaaaggtgggcgttggcctcttctcccaagtgaataatgacaggagcagaggaaatggtctgaagctgcggcaggggagatttagattagatattaggaagaattactttactgaaagagtggtcaggcactggaacagcctgcccagggaggtggttgagtcaccatccctagaggtatttaagaaacatctagatgtggcacttcagggcatgctctagtggcagagattgtaggttgtttggttggactcaatgatctcaaaggtcctttccaaccatgaagattctacagTTCTAAAACAGCTAGCACAAATGCTTATGGACTAAAAACATCCGAACTTCAAAACTATCTTTATTAGACTTTAGACTCAAATTCTATCAATGTGACTTTTGTTATAGCATAAAGGCTGTCAATTAGTACATGCTTACCCTATGTAGAATCCAGTGCTGATGTAAATATTCTAATCCTTGAAGCGTCATCAACATATATGCCTTGATGTGAGATTGTGTCAACACAATACTGGTATCCTTTATAATAACCTGTGAAGTGTTACAGTGATAGTCAAGCTTCCCATGCAAGTTTAACTTACTTtcattctttcagtttaaaagttaTTTCAACAGTTAAGACAAAGTTTGAATTGGCAGTCACATATTCTCTACTGTCCTCAccctttttccagaaaaatacatCTACTGTGCAGATTAGAAATTGAAGTGGGGAGTCCAGATGATCTACATGAACTTTGCAAAACCAGCAAATGAGAAAATGGAGGGGAGGAAACGagtttattattttatctcaGTTCCAGGCTGATAGTCAAACTTACAAGACAAAGATGTAGACATAAAAATGATATATGTGTCAGTAAACTTGAAACTTACTCCTTCTTTCTCTGTGCAACCTACGCATCTAACCTTTGTAAATGCAAGTTTCCTCTTCTATTCCCAAGAAGACCAAGAGGTACGGCCACTTTACTATATTTTAACAAATCCACTTATGTTTTCTACATTCTttgatttttaacattaaaattcTATGCAAACACCCTGTTTGAAAGTATTCAACACTACTGCCCAAAGCTTCCTTTTTAATATCGCTGTCCTGCTGAGTAACAACCTTTCCTAAGCTTTGAGTTGTTTGAGACTTACAAACTAGCTGCCTAAGACTACACAAAATTTAAGTATGCAGCATGTGCCCGATCACAACAAGCTACAGCCCCAGATGGTGGCCTGAGTGATACCACAATACAGTTAAATGCTCTGTATACCACAGCATTATGTAGTACAAGAGAGTATTTAACTCTTCTTTGTACACCGTATCTTCTTCAGCTCTAAATGTTGCATAGTTACTAAGTAAACAGAATGAATCCTCTAGAAAGTCTGCTTATTACTTTATCTtctattagcaaaaaaaaaaagacctaacaTTTTCAGTCATGCATTCATCTAGGTTTCAGCAAGAGTGtcagtgttttaatattttaaatgctagCCACAGTTCTTAACAGGATACGTGCAATGAGCTATCTTAACAGCTACATTAGTTTCAGTCCAGAGTAGGGGTACTGTGTGCACATACAGATCTGGCATGAATTGACATCTAGCACAGCCTTCCAAAACGAAGAATCTTGCATCAGAATATCTCAAAGATTTTGGCAAACTGACTTAAGGTCTTGGAGAATGAAACATCTGGAAGATGCTGATTTGCAAGTACTTAGCATTGTTAGATTTCAAATAATGGCTCAAGTGTGTGTGATTTTATTAGCAGCTCATCAGCTCATCACTTGGCATACTTTAGTATCACACTTGAACATGTTTGATGATATGATGCTTAATAATTGCACTCTGAGATGCTGATCTATGACAGAGGCTCTATGCCCTGACTGCAGTCCCAGAAAACTGACATGGTAAACATTATCTGTTTCTTGAGTATCATGCTGacaagcttttaaaagcaaagacattATCAGCTGAGACCTCACAAAATTTGTCAAATTATTCAAACTACTTTTAAGACATGATCTTAACCAACTAACATGATGAAAGTCACCTTTCTAATATAGGGAAATGTAAGCCtgttaaagtagtatttttcaaaaagcatttgaagatACTGAAataagaagtcttttaaaaaaaaaaaccttacctCGAGATCCGTTTCCATAAAATCAAATACCAAGCTAATATTGGACTTGTGCCCAAATGCATCTAGaagctgtaaaacaaaatatattatgATGAAACATACTCTCATACTTCCAGTTTTCTAAAATTCTGCACCATTGTAGTCTGTGTGTGGATTTTCAGTTCGCTGAACTAGTTTAAGTTTTTCACCTTGCAATACAAAAATTCTTACTAGTTCTTAACTCAGTctccaaaaaaaatccccattaaGCACGGTAATAACATTTCACACAATTTCCACTCCTTCTTagagttaggggaaaaaaaaagtgaaagaattaaCTTTACCGTGTTAGCTACAACAGACAGCCTAACGCACACCTTGTCCTCTCCCCAAACTTTGCTGTTCTACAAAACTCCTACCCTTTCTTAAGCCCAGAGTAAGTTTTCCCATGGATTCAGTAAGGATGCAGTATTTAGAAATTCTAAGCACTAGGCTTATTAACTTCCTTTCAAAGATATTCTTAGGCATGTATTCATCTTTGTAGCAAGCTTtctaggataaaaaaaaacaccaactttTTGGGAGAACATGCAACAGGTCCTTTCTTAAGATGAAGCTGTATAACGACAGGATCAGTTTCTAATTTGAAAGAACACAAGCATGATGTCGAGCAAGAACAACGTATCATGTATTCTCATGATCAGCAAGGTATGCTCTCCATGGTGTGGCTCATTCCTTACTGCCTCAGTAGGACAACCATGTGAATTACACAATTGCAAGACAGCTGTTTGTATAGTTCATAACAGCAGTGACTGTgctcatgctcttcccctgcagaaACCATGGTAACAGGAGATATTATGCAGGTGAGCCTATGGGCTTGGCCACTTTTTGTAACTCATACTGCTTACACTTCCAGTATCAACAACAGTTTTATCAGGACTGCTAAGAGGGGTACAACCTGCTTATGGACCTGCTGATCATGAATTTGTCTAATTTCTTCTTGAACCGCTGATGCTATCTGCTTCTACGATGCCTGTGGCAACAAATTCGAGAAATTAACTACACACTGTGTCAAGCAGTACAATTTCCACACACACCCTTCCCCTGATGCAAATACGTTTTAAACACATCTCCTGTTTCTAGTACTGTGGAGTTTTGCAAGTATCAGTTCTGCATGCACTTCACCTGCCACCTCAGTTTTGTAGACCTCCCCATTCCCAGCCTTTTCCTCTCCAGAATGAGGAACCCCAGATTTTTTCATAAAGATACTTCATCCCTTTGTCATTTTAGTTGTCTTTCTCTGCACATCCTCTAACTTTGATAGCTAAAGCAACCACTTTGAAAGTAAATTCATAATCCAGAAGAGAACCATATATCTCACTctgaaaaagttaaataaaatatctggaaaattCATATTAGGTCTAATATTTATAGCAGAATTTCAAATTATCACTAAtagctaattttaaaatatcttcagctCCAGCTGGGTATCTATAGCTGCAAGTCCACCTAAATGCAGCTGAAAAGATACAAGTTTTGCTCCTGCCAAAAGAGGCTTTAGATAGCATGCTAAAACCTAATAAGCCACATGAATCCCACTTTACCATTGCTTAAAAAGCCTGCTTTTGGCTCTCACCAGTTCCACGTGAAGCAAACAATGAGGTAAATTAAGCACTGCACTCTTTGCAAGTCTACCAGAGACATGCAAAAATCATCCAAATTTCCACAATTCTCACCACCATTAACATCCACATAGCCCCAGGCTAGAAAGTAAGAGGATTTCAAAAGAAACTACTTAGCCTTTGTTATTGAAGTAGGTATTTGCTGTTACAATTGCTTTACTGCCCATTTGGGGCTGGAAAAAATAGCTCAAATAAAATTAAGTAGCATCTCCATGACGCAACTAATTCTAAATTGCAGTTTGAATGTGTACCAAAAGTATTTGAGGACTGACTCTAGAAGTGGTGTTCATTTTACTTACACCAATAATATTCGTATGGCTTAGTTCCTGCAACAATTTTATCTCCCTGAGGGCTGTTCTGTTGATtcctacagtgaaaaaaaaaagtataagagACAGAACAAGATTAAAAGTTTTGGATTAAGCTACAAAGAAACCTCTCATTCTGCTCCTCGCTCATTATTTACTACCACAAACTACTTTCTGACCACTCAACAATTTGCTAAATAATAAGTACAATACCATAGACGTACTTGCTGCAGAATAAAAGTGGACACACACTTTCTTCCACAGCAAATAAATTCTACACCACAGTAATCCGTTTTAGATTATGAAGCAATGTGTTGCTCTTTCAGCAAGAAGGGAAAGTCTGAGCAAAAGTCTAGAGAAAAAAACCTACCTTTTTCAGGGTATTGTAAGCCTTGGTTTTACTTTAAAGAAGAGTCACATCTTGCAAATACCAGTTCTTCAATGTGGTGCACTTCCAGGAGTGGGTACCCTGACAAACCTCAGAAAtacctctcttttctttttgacatAGCATTATTTAATAAAGCAAGGCACTTACATTTTCGTATATTCATGCTGCGGCCTAAAAGGTACAGTGGCCAGAACCTGCTCACCTTTGCTTGAATCCCTTAATAGCCAGATTTTATAGAGGAAGAGACAGGGGGAGGATGGTGCACTTTGGTAGTCACACTGACTGCACAGCATCAAACCATGATTCCTGTGGGGTAACAATTCCTCCTTCAAAAATGCTGGTATGCATGGTTTGTATGAAAACTGTCTGGCAAGCAAATGCTCCTGTGGTATGTTGCGCAGGAAGTTTCAGGGGTGCAAGAGCTGAAAAAACAAGTGTTCTCCCAAAACCTGGGATGTGGTTCAACACGTAAGACTCTAGCAGAGGTTTGATCAAAGCTCCATGGATTCAAGGTCttgtttttattaactttttcccAGCATAGAttacaaaaataggaaaaagtaaaTATCTGAAAACAGAGACAAATACTCTCACCCATCTTAAATATTTAAGGCACAGAGATGCGTCAATACAAAAAGGTATTCCAAACACGGTGCTGTAAACATTATTATTGTATGCTATATTCATGTCTGTATTCCACTAAAATCAACAACCTAGCCACTTATATACCCATATTTAGGCATAAACTACGCATGCAGAtacctctgctgctttttttctgcccctGCAGTTTGGGAAGCAATCCTCTCACGCACAGCCTTACACTAAAAGAGTTGAGCTCATTTTTCTCAGCCTAGTTATGGTGTGGAAAATAAGCATACCaatttacaaaaacaaagcaaacaaaacacagctgctACAGCATGAATTTGTTTTGAAACTCACCATCTTTAGCTTCTGATCTATGTCCCAGTTTaatctgaaaagaaatgtttcatatTATATAAGGTTAAACCATCTGCCCCAACAGTAGGGGGTATATTCTTTAGTATTACTCTTCTACAACAGAATGAGTTTCAGTACCATTAAGTGCTGTACCAGCTAGGGTTGAGGTtgttttggggttattttcctcttaaaaaaaaaaataattgtctcaacAACATTAGCTTTTATAACTGCTTAAAAATAGTCATGACAGCACTGAAAACAGACATACTGCAAACTGGCAGCATAAAATGCTTTGTAGCCACAAAGCTTTATTATACCACTAACGAGCTTCTCCCCAAGGAGGAATGAGGGCAAAGTAATTGACAGTCATCTTAGAATGATTCTAGTAAAATCTCCATACTCTGTAAATTGGGCTGCCTTAAAGTCCTTCTATCCCAGTCGTCTACTGCCCTGAAATTTTCAAGTCCAAAGTCTTGCCACTGATATTTCcagattttaaaagttaagaaaatattctgataCAAACAAGAACGCATTTCACAACAGCAACCATATGGGAAAAGTATTATAATACTAAAAGGGCTTAGTGTAGCAAACAAACTTACTTACTATTGATATGGTTCAACTAGTCTAGTAAAGTAGGCCCTTTAACTAACCAAAGCACTGTAACATGCATTTTTCACCCCTCAAAAAGCACAGCTAATCAcctatttttaatacaaaaactTCCTGCAATCTCTTCAAGCAGTGAAGCGAAACACTTTCTGACAATATTGACATTTTCAACGTTTGTATTCACATAGGTAAGTTCCAGATTTAAGATCAGTTTTGTCAAAAAAACTACCACAAATTCTAAAGAACTTAATCAAGAGTAACTTTTCTGGACTGAAGGAAACGGGCCACAGCaggaggaaagatgaaaaaaaagccactatCAAGGACTAATCATGtttgtaaatgtgttttttaaaaaaataaatctgtttaacAGATAACTGAAATGTCATGTTATAGACCCTTCAGAAACTCAGAAATGTAAGACTGAAGCTAGTGTCTCTTcttggggagaggtggggatgaTGCATGTATCAACTGATAAAGACAGATTAACTAGATAATAAACAAAatgctctaggaaaaaaaaagaaacacctacTCTCCCACTACCCattaagtgggaaaaaaaaaaaataattaaagtcatTAGACAGGTCAAGAGCAGCCAGACACTTGAACGGGAAAACATCCCGACACTCACCTTTTTAATAGCCACGATTTGGTTGGTGTTCTTATCCCTCGCTTTATAGACGGTAGCAAACTGCGGAGAAAGAGAACAGAGACAGAGGCCTGGGTGAccgccggggcagcgccggccgCCCAGCCCGGCTCCTCAGCCCGGCAAGCCGACCGACCTgcgcccccccacacacccccaccccaggagGCGGCCACGGAgctcccgccgcggggccgctGCTGGGGGAGAGCCGGACGGTCGCCTCGACACCCCCCTCGCCCTTTAACAGCCGCGCCTCCCCGCCGGGTAAGGCGAgacgggcccgggcccggccgccggcACCCGCAGGGCCCCTCCGGTCACAAGCGGGCCCTCAGCGGGGCCGCCCGTCCGCCCCAACGGCCGCTGACCTGTCCCTCCCCCAAGAAGTCGAGCTTCTCGTATCGCTTGGCGCGGGCCCGCGCGTCCGTGGCCAtgaccgccgccgccaccggggccgggccgcgccgggggaGACGCACAGCCGGCGACGGGGCTTTAACACCGCCGCGCCGCTTccggcccgccggccgcgccccgccccgccccgcgccccgccccctgCACGCGCGGCCGGCGGCGCCTCGCGAGAGCCGCCTTTGACCCCGTCCGCGGCGGGGGGCGGAGCGCGGAGGCTGCAAACGGGGACTGGACGGCGGCGTCGGGCTGGGAACTGGTCGGCCGGAGGGAGGGCGTCGCGGTAATCGGCCACGGATGTCCGTCTGCTGGAACAGCCAGCGGTTTACATCGCCCCGGAAGAACCCACCGCCAGCTCTGGCGGAGGAAAGCCATGGAGCCGTTGGAGCGCgaccagaggaggccacagaaatgatcagaggctggagcacctctgctgtggggaAAGGGCTGATGAGTTGaaggcgttcagcctggagagaaggctccagggagaccttatagcggctttccagtacctaaaggagacCTGCAGGAGACATGGGACAGGCTTTTTactagggcctgttgtgacaagacaaggggtaatggtttaaaactaaaagagggtagatttagactagatacaaggaagaaatttttacagtgagggtggtgaaacactggcacaggtttcccagagaggtggtaggtgccccatccctggaaacattcaaggtcaggttggatggggctctgagcaacctgatctagttggagatgtccctgcttgctgcagggaggctgggctagatgacccttaaaggccccttccaaccaaaaccgtTCTATGATaacctgtttttattttgctccCAACCTTGGATCTGACAGTCAGGGAAAATGGCTGCTACACAACCGCCCAATGGAAGGTGGGCACAACAACAAAGTCTTGATTTGAGAATACCTGTGTCCTTTTGCTGCCTGTAAAatcattcacagaatcacagaatggtaggggttggaagggacctctggagatcatctagtccaaccccctgccagagcagggtcaccttagagcaggttgcacaagaacgcgtccaggcgggttctgaatgtctccagagacggagactccaccacctctctgggcagcctgttccagtgctctgccaccctcaaagtgaagaagtgcctcatgtttaggtggaacttcctatgctcaagtttgtgcccgtcaccccttgtcctattgctgggcaccactgaaaagagcctggccccatcctcctgccacccaccctttaagtgtttataagtattgataaggtcccccctcagccgtctcttttccagactgaagacacaaaagtccctcagcctttcttcataagagaggtgttccagtcccctaatcatcttggtaactctctgctgcaccctctccagcagttccctgtccttcttgaaccggggagcccacagctggatgcagtactccaggtgcggcctcaccaaggcagagtagagggggaggatgacctccctcgacctgctggccacactcttcttgatgcaccccaggatgctgttggccttcttggccacaagggcacattgctggctcatggtcatcctgttgtccaccaggactcccaggtctctttcacctgagctgctctccagcaggtcagcccccaacctgtactggtccatggggttactcctccccaggtgcagcaccctacacttgcccttattgaatttcataaggttcctctctgcccaatctccagtctgtccaggtctctctgtgtggcggcacagccttctgctgtgtcagccacccctcccagctttgtgtcaccagcaaacttgctgagggtgcactctatcccttcatccag is a genomic window containing:
- the CDK7 gene encoding cyclin-dependent kinase 7 isoform X4; translated protein: MATDARARAKRYEKLDFLGEGQFATVYKARDKNTNQIVAIKKIKLGHRSEAKDGINRTALREIKLLQELSHTNIIGLLDAFGHKSNISLVFDFMETDLEVIIKDTSIVLTQSHIKAYMLMTLQGLEYLHQHWILHRDLKPNNLLLDENGVLKLADFGLAKSFGSPNRVYTHQVVTRWYRAPELLFGARMYGVGVDMWAVGCILAELLLRVPFLPGDSDLDQLTRIFETLGTPTEEQWPALKQKYFSNRPGPTPGNQLPRPNCPAEVVKEQQNALLNVKRKRTEGIDQGLPKKLIF
- the CDK7 gene encoding cyclin-dependent kinase 7 isoform X2 — translated: MATDARARAKRYEKLDFLGEGQFATVYKARDKNTNQIVAIKKIKLGHRSEAKDGINRTALREIKLLQELSHTNIIGLLDAFGHKSNISLVFDFMETDLEVIIKDTSIVLTQSHIKAYMLMTLQGLEYLHQHWILHRDLKPNNLLLDENGVLKLADFGLAKSFGSPNRVYTHQVVTRWYRAPELLFGARMYGVGVDMWAVGCILAELLLRVPFLPGDSDLDQLTRIFETLGTPTEEQWPGMTSLPDYVAFKSFPGMPLQHIFSAAGDDLLNLLQGLFIFNPCTRVTATQALKQKYFSNRPGPTPGNQLPRPNCPAEVVKEQQNALLNVKRKRTEGIDQASRLQ
- the CDK7 gene encoding cyclin-dependent kinase 7 isoform X3, whose amino-acid sequence is MLCSQCDYQSAPSSPCLFLYKIWLLRDSSKGINRTALREIKLLQELSHTNIIGLLDAFGHKSNISLVFDFMETDLEVIIKDTSIVLTQSHIKAYMLMTLQGLEYLHQHWILHRDLKPNNLLLDENGVLKLADFGLAKSFGSPNRVYTHQVVTRWYRAPELLFGARMYGVGVDMWAVGCILAELLLRVPFLPGDSDLDQLTRIFETLGTPTEEQWPGMTSLPDYVAFKSFPGMPLQHIFSAAGDDLLNLLQGLFIFNPCTRVTATQALKQKYFSNRPGPTPGNQLPRPNCPAEVVKEQQNALLNVKRKRTEGIDQGLPKKLIF
- the CDK7 gene encoding cyclin-dependent kinase 7 isoform X1, with product MATDARARAKRYEKLDFLGEGQFATVYKARDKNTNQIVAIKKIKLGHRSEAKDGINRTALREIKLLQELSHTNIIGLLDAFGHKSNISLVFDFMETDLEVIIKDTSIVLTQSHIKAYMLMTLQGLEYLHQHWILHRDLKPNNLLLDENGVLKLADFGLAKSFGSPNRVYTHQVVTRWYRAPELLFGARMYGVGVDMWAVGCILAELLLRVPFLPGDSDLDQLTRIFETLGTPTEEQWPGMTSLPDYVAFKSFPGMPLQHIFSAAGDDLLNLLQGLFIFNPCTRVTATQALKQKYFSNRPGPTPGNQLPRPNCPAEVVKEQQNALLNVKRKRTEGIDQGLPKKLIF